From the Deltaproteobacteria bacterium PRO3 genome, one window contains:
- a CDS encoding cytochrome c: MGAFLKIGKSLRFSRRKRNVKDSNREALLRCERINRWISLLFATLFLGTLLYAATLRAAFDPAEYYEKKCSSCHTVGGGDDVGPDLKGIGERRPEDWLIKMIQSSQSMISAGDPVATQLFEKFKRKKMPDHDLSPDEVKQLLAFIKQGGPVEKPIDDKPATAATPQDIQLGQELFLGSRPLANGGPACISCHSVGSLGPLGGGSLALDLTQVYSRYEDAGLSKALRKTGFNIMREIYVPRPLTGEEAFALKAFLYQADRQGQESTGFQKKFVFLGVGGCVLFLGLMDLSWRKRRKKTAKPSHGGLS; encoded by the coding sequence GTGGGCGCATTTTTGAAAATCGGGAAAAGCCTTAGATTTTCCCGGAGGAAACGAAACGTGAAAGATTCGAATCGAGAAGCGTTATTGCGGTGCGAGAGGATCAATCGGTGGATCTCGCTCCTCTTCGCGACCTTATTCCTGGGGACCCTCCTGTACGCGGCGACGCTGCGCGCGGCCTTCGATCCCGCCGAATACTACGAGAAAAAATGCAGCAGCTGCCACACCGTCGGCGGCGGCGACGACGTGGGGCCGGATTTGAAGGGGATCGGCGAGCGGCGCCCGGAAGACTGGCTCATCAAGATGATCCAATCCTCCCAGTCCATGATCAGCGCCGGAGATCCCGTCGCGACCCAGCTCTTCGAGAAATTCAAGCGCAAGAAGATGCCCGACCACGACCTCTCGCCCGACGAGGTGAAGCAGCTGCTGGCCTTCATTAAGCAGGGAGGTCCGGTGGAAAAGCCGATCGACGACAAGCCCGCCACGGCCGCGACCCCGCAGGATATCCAGCTCGGCCAGGAGCTGTTCCTGGGCTCGCGTCCCCTGGCCAACGGCGGGCCCGCCTGCATCTCCTGCCACAGCGTCGGCTCGCTGGGCCCCCTGGGCGGAGGGAGCCTGGCCCTCGACCTGACCCAGGTCTATTCGCGCTATGAAGACGCGGGCCTCTCCAAGGCCTTGCGCAAGACCGGCTTCAATATCATGCGCGAGATCTACGTGCCGAGGCCCCTGACCGGCGAAGAGGCCTTCGCCTTGAAGGCCTTCCTCTACCAAGCCGACCGCCAGGGCCAGGAGTCCACCGGCTTTCAGAAAAAATTCGTCTTCCTGGGCGTCGGAGGCTGCGTGCTGTTCCTGGGCCTCATGGATCTGTCCTGGCGAAAACGCAGGAAAAAGACCGCGAAACCCAGTCATGGAGGCTTGTCATGA
- a CDS encoding cyclic nucleotide-binding domain-containing protein: protein MEKDFSSLSESQWNQALAQGQQLNFHRGQVLFYEGHLPYGVFLVRSGRVELSSAGEICAAESWSAPQGKIFGISHVFSGSPFCCTGVAAEDCEVVFISKSRLEALFKGLIG from the coding sequence ATGGAGAAGGACTTTTCCTCGCTCAGCGAATCCCAATGGAATCAGGCCCTCGCGCAGGGCCAGCAGCTTAATTTTCACCGCGGCCAGGTGCTTTTTTACGAAGGGCATCTGCCCTATGGCGTTTTTTTAGTCCGCAGCGGCCGGGTGGAGCTGTCCAGCGCCGGCGAGATCTGCGCCGCCGAATCCTGGTCCGCCCCCCAAGGCAAGATCTTCGGCATTTCCCATGTGTTTTCCGGCTCGCCTTTTTGTTGCACCGGCGTGGCGGCCGAGGATTGCGAGGTCGTTTTTATCTCCAAAAGCCGTTTGGAAGCCCTGTTCAAGGGCCTTATCGGATGA
- a CDS encoding Crp/Fnr family transcriptional regulator, translating into MPPPNSKPAPSCTECQSRSMGVLCNLDHEALEKLNNHKTSNRYLKGQIIFYEGNQAFGLYGVYSGRVKLYKTGIDGRRQIVRICGPGDILGYRSLFAEEPYHATAEALEDSTICCIDRAAFFSVIGENPRFAFDLLRKLSVELRSAEDLATSIAQRPVRQRMAELLVMLQQTYGKPAKKGVQIHLELSREEMAEMIGVTQETAIRLLSEFKKGGWISVQERCITILNPQSLLEAAEIE; encoded by the coding sequence ATGCCTCCTCCCAACTCCAAGCCCGCCCCCTCCTGTACCGAGTGCCAATCCCGATCCATGGGCGTGCTCTGCAACCTCGACCACGAGGCCCTGGAAAAATTGAACAACCACAAGACCTCCAACCGCTACCTCAAGGGCCAGATCATCTTCTACGAGGGGAACCAGGCCTTCGGGCTCTACGGCGTGTACTCGGGGCGTGTGAAGCTCTACAAGACTGGGATCGACGGCCGGCGCCAGATCGTCCGCATTTGCGGACCCGGGGACATCCTCGGCTACCGCTCGCTTTTCGCCGAAGAGCCCTATCACGCCACCGCGGAGGCCTTGGAGGACTCGACCATCTGCTGCATCGATCGCGCGGCCTTCTTCTCGGTCATCGGCGAAAATCCCCGCTTCGCCTTCGACCTGCTGCGCAAGCTCTCCGTCGAGCTGCGCAGCGCGGAGGACCTCGCGACCAGCATCGCGCAGCGTCCCGTGCGGCAGCGCATGGCCGAGCTGCTGGTGATGCTCCAGCAGACTTACGGCAAGCCCGCCAAGAAGGGCGTGCAGATCCACCTCGAGCTCTCCCGCGAGGAGATGGCCGAGATGATCGGCGTGACCCAAGAGACGGCGATCCGCCTGCTCTCCGAGTTCAAGAAGGGCGGGTGGATCTCGGTCCAGGAGCGCTGCATCACCATCCTCAACCCCCAATCCCTGCTCGAAGCCGCCGAAATCGAATAA